In a genomic window of Spirosoma agri:
- a CDS encoding YjbH domain-containing protein: MGQQDQQRILTNFENLTLDSSTHRLFYEQRLYRNPLIGLLELSQVMKNEAITEYVPMYQGVPIAAYRPSEPWRTSLLTSEERKRLRRLIPYGPGRYKVDFRIQPEVIANFGFKLDPFQTKTSLLLQSQLYLSRGLVLNVGVLFPIVNNYDNQPMNIRPAPIYLNQFLALDHQNFVSGSVGLFYSNQYGVNVQYRRANLTKPWSFGLEASITGDYYYPETGIYYEPMKQGMVLADVAYRINKRDITLKLTGGQFLYQDRGVRLDFIRQFYSVEVGLFATKTTRGSTAGFNFAIPIPPGKIAQSNRLRVRTTEEFRWEYTYNGSGANVGSRYRVGNQLDALLRQYHGQYLSRQLQN; encoded by the coding sequence TTGGGTCAGCAAGACCAACAACGGATACTGACGAATTTTGAGAATCTAACGCTCGATAGCAGTACGCACCGGCTTTTTTACGAGCAGCGATTGTATCGAAACCCGTTGATCGGATTGCTTGAGTTGAGTCAGGTGATGAAAAACGAAGCCATAACGGAGTACGTGCCCATGTATCAGGGCGTACCGATCGCGGCTTATCGGCCTTCGGAACCCTGGCGAACTAGTCTGCTGACGAGTGAAGAGCGGAAGCGATTAAGGCGACTCATCCCTTACGGACCGGGTCGTTATAAGGTTGATTTTCGGATCCAACCCGAAGTAATTGCCAATTTCGGCTTCAAGCTGGACCCGTTCCAGACCAAGACGAGCTTGCTGTTGCAGAGTCAGTTGTATTTGAGTCGGGGATTGGTGCTGAATGTTGGGGTGCTGTTTCCGATAGTGAATAATTACGATAACCAACCGATGAACATCCGCCCGGCACCGATTTATCTGAATCAGTTCCTGGCGCTCGATCACCAGAATTTTGTGAGCGGTTCGGTTGGCTTATTTTACAGTAATCAGTACGGCGTCAATGTGCAGTACCGGCGGGCAAACCTGACAAAACCCTGGTCATTCGGACTGGAAGCCAGTATAACGGGCGACTATTATTACCCCGAGACTGGCATTTACTACGAACCGATGAAGCAGGGGATGGTGCTGGCCGACGTTGCCTACCGGATTAACAAAAGGGACATAACGCTTAAGTTGACGGGTGGGCAGTTTTTATATCAGGATCGGGGTGTCAGGCTGGATTTTATCCGGCAGTTTTACTCGGTCGAAGTGGGGCTGTTTGCCACGAAGACGACACGGGGATCAACGGCTGGATTCAACTTTGCCATACCGATTCCGCCGGGCAAAATTGCGCAGTCGAATCGATTGAGAGTACGAACGACGGAGGAATTCCGGTGGGAGTATACTTACAACGGGTCTGGTGCGAATGTCGGAAGTCGGTATCGAGTGGGTAACCAGCTCGACGCGCTGCTCCGGCAGTATCACGGACAGTATCTGAGTCGTCAGCTACAGAACTAA
- a CDS encoding YjbH domain-containing protein, whose translation MLVTGLLLTAGWSRAQVNISGKPGILNIPTARLLPDGTFQMGYHYNPSNYDLRANDPNAVVSSNVTYQSASIYYAHLVVLPRLEINVNFYNVNGYLPVKARGIGDRQFDVKYGVLTERERRPSVAVIVSAPFGYDNSLVTYAAVATKNVTLSEHVTAEVTAGFGSPFYFDRSDNVGNDFNIFSNYKLHNKNERPNPYLSGPFGGVVVRYKKNIGGMIEWDARHLNLGAYATLFKRWTVQAGVINFDQVTFGTSYAVSLLELPKRLRVKRGDVK comes from the coding sequence GTGCTGGTAACGGGTTTGCTACTGACGGCAGGGTGGAGTAGGGCACAGGTTAATATCTCGGGCAAACCGGGAATCCTGAACATCCCCACTGCCCGATTACTACCGGATGGGACGTTTCAGATGGGGTATCATTACAATCCATCGAATTACGACCTAAGGGCAAATGACCCGAACGCCGTAGTCAGTAGTAATGTAACATACCAGTCAGCCAGTATCTATTATGCGCACCTGGTTGTGCTGCCCCGACTGGAGATAAACGTTAACTTTTACAACGTGAACGGGTATCTGCCCGTAAAGGCCAGAGGGATCGGTGACCGGCAGTTCGACGTAAAATACGGCGTGCTGACAGAGCGTGAACGACGACCATCGGTAGCAGTCATCGTGTCGGCACCTTTCGGCTACGATAATTCGCTCGTGACGTACGCGGCTGTAGCGACCAAGAATGTAACGCTCAGTGAACACGTCACCGCCGAAGTGACCGCTGGTTTTGGGAGTCCGTTCTATTTTGACCGGAGTGATAACGTAGGGAATGACTTCAACATCTTCTCGAACTATAAACTCCACAATAAAAATGAACGTCCGAATCCATACCTATCGGGTCCGTTTGGGGGCGTAGTCGTTCGGTACAAAAAAAATATAGGGGGCATGATCGAGTGGGATGCCCGACACCTGAATCTGGGCGCTTATGCAACACTGTTCAAGCGCTGGACGGTACAGGCGGGCGTCATCAATTTTGATCAGGTTACGTTCGGAACGTCGTATGCCGTTTCGCTGCTGGAACTGCCTAAACGGCTTCGAGTGAAGCGGGGAGACGTAAAGTGA
- a CDS encoding secondary thiamine-phosphate synthase enzyme YjbQ — MPTFQQTIHLPAYPRGFHLITRIVEREFADLQQIRVGLLQVFIQHTSASLTINENADPTVRGDFERFFNKTVPENAPYYQHDYEGSDDMPAHLKAAMLGHSVTIPITNGRLNLGTWQGIYLGEHRNNGGRRTLILTAWGD, encoded by the coding sequence ATGCCTACTTTTCAGCAAACCATTCACCTGCCCGCCTATCCGCGCGGTTTTCACCTGATTACCCGCATCGTTGAGCGGGAATTTGCGGACCTGCAACAGATCCGGGTTGGGTTGTTGCAGGTGTTCATCCAGCACACATCCGCCAGCCTGACCATCAATGAAAATGCCGATCCAACCGTGCGGGGCGATTTCGAGCGTTTTTTCAATAAGACCGTTCCCGAAAATGCGCCGTATTACCAGCACGATTATGAAGGCTCCGATGATATGCCCGCTCACCTGAAAGCGGCCATGTTGGGTCACTCGGTCACCATCCCGATCACGAACGGGCGGCTGAATCTGGGAACGTGGCAGGGCATCTATCTTGGTGAACACCGCAACAATGGCGGTCGCCGAACGCTTATCCTGACAGCTTGGGGTGATTAG
- a CDS encoding WcaI family glycosyltransferase, whose product MRILIYDINYSPELTGVGKYTGEMGAWLVSQGHSVRVITAMPYYPEWEVHKQYKGKLWLTETIEGAIVHRCPFYVPKKVTSLKRILHEFSFVMSSLPYWLRVLVGKPYDVVICVAPPFHIGLIPALYTSLRKTPLWLHLQDLQIDMAKELGMLTNQRFLNLLFQIEQFILKRSTVVSTISEGMVRKAAEKNVIKAPCVLFPNWVDDTYIRPLPRAESLRAELGLQDDDKVVLYSGSLGEKQGLELIIEAARQFKTRANTKFLICGSGGGKARLEALVREYALTNVSFHPLQPYEKLSALLATADVHLVLQKKSASDLVLPSKLTSILAAGGCALVSAVPGTTLYDVIDRHRMGILIEPESADALIAGIDQACRTDLSVYQQNARAYAKRYLSKEMILQAFGDELLRLQQSVSEKELAE is encoded by the coding sequence ATGCGCATACTGATTTACGATATAAATTACTCTCCTGAATTAACCGGGGTTGGTAAATACACGGGCGAAATGGGAGCCTGGCTTGTCAGTCAGGGGCATTCGGTTCGGGTCATCACCGCTATGCCGTACTATCCGGAGTGGGAGGTGCACAAACAATACAAAGGAAAACTCTGGCTGACGGAGACGATTGAGGGGGCCATTGTGCATCGGTGCCCCTTTTACGTGCCCAAAAAGGTAACCTCGCTGAAGCGCATCCTGCACGAGTTTTCGTTTGTGATGAGCAGTCTACCCTATTGGCTACGGGTGTTGGTGGGCAAACCCTACGATGTGGTGATCTGTGTGGCTCCGCCCTTTCACATTGGTCTGATTCCGGCGCTGTACACATCGTTGCGTAAAACACCACTCTGGCTCCATTTGCAGGACTTGCAGATCGATATGGCCAAAGAACTGGGCATGCTGACGAATCAGCGATTTCTGAATTTACTCTTCCAGATCGAACAATTCATTCTAAAACGCTCAACGGTTGTCTCGACCATCAGCGAGGGCATGGTTCGGAAAGCCGCCGAAAAGAACGTCATCAAAGCACCTTGCGTCTTATTTCCAAACTGGGTCGATGACACCTACATAAGGCCATTACCACGTGCCGAATCGCTCCGTGCGGAGTTGGGTTTGCAGGACGATGATAAGGTGGTATTGTATTCGGGTAGTCTGGGCGAAAAGCAGGGGCTGGAATTGATCATTGAAGCCGCCAGGCAGTTTAAGACACGTGCGAATACAAAATTCCTGATCTGTGGATCGGGTGGGGGTAAGGCTCGCCTGGAAGCTCTGGTCCGGGAGTATGCGCTGACCAATGTATCGTTTCACCCGCTGCAACCATACGAGAAGCTGTCAGCCCTGTTGGCAACGGCCGATGTGCATCTGGTACTCCAGAAAAAATCGGCTTCCGATCTGGTATTACCCTCTAAGCTGACGAGTATTCTGGCGGCTGGCGGGTGCGCGCTGGTATCCGCCGTACCGGGCACAACCCTGTACGATGTGATCGATAGACACCGGATGGGTATCCTCATCGAACCCGAATCGGCTGATGCGCTGATCGCGGGTATCGATCAGGCATGTCGAACTGACCTGTCGGTGTACCAGCAGAACGCCAGAGCCTACGCCAAACGATACCTGAGTAAAGAAATGATCTTGCAGGCGTTTGGCGACGAACTGCTGCGTTTACAGCAGAGCGTCTCTGAAAAGGAGTTGGCTGAGTAA
- a CDS encoding putative Ig domain-containing protein yields MRLYLPNQICYIVMRCLSLLLGLTIALQVSAAPVDVITDPVTSPVVSATNGCGLLPPVLTPSSQTVVNVGTPVGITATGCPGGIIQYFGSAGVYTVAPGGTISVPTSTTGVMIVSALCSFSGCTSDVAVATVTVVPSNVPSLAPVVANAIPNQNASVGSTFVYQIPVNTFSDPKNDQLTLTASGLPANLFFNGSVIIGPLESAGSSLITITATNSKGLATSASFSLNVSGGPVVTEPFAITGVTTVSCATLTAGERRLTFSPNYTGLTGQPVTFAVVNEFSPTTNPAPYTLNLYIDNPVVSLQAVQAGTANPATFTYNWLAACNAPIPPTTPFAITAVTTVSCTTLAAGQRQVTFSPNYSGKNGQPISFSVFNELSATTAPGPYTLNLYTDNPVINLQAVQVGTVGAASFQYNWLAACGGGTGPNTAPTVATPIPSQTATVGQYFAYTIPSATFADAQTASNQLTLAVSGLPAGLTFTAPATISGTVSTTTGSPFTVTVKATDPGSLSVATTFLLTVKQASATVPFSITGVTTVSCMTVTATQRALTYTPQYVGVNGQTITFAAVNESMPTTSPGPYTLNLYTDNPTITLQAIQAGSPPTSSSFQYNWLAACGLNSARVGVAEKELSISILGNPTSSETVDVEIRGAAGQTLQLRTIDSKGQNISESSIQQAGGVERATVRLGRTTGFYFLQATTPTQRQVVKILKQ; encoded by the coding sequence ATGCGATTATATCTACCGAACCAAATCTGTTACATCGTCATGCGATGCCTGAGCTTACTGCTCGGTCTGACGATCGCCCTACAGGTTTCGGCCGCTCCAGTCGACGTGATAACCGATCCTGTCACGAGCCCAGTGGTCAGTGCTACGAATGGCTGCGGACTGCTTCCACCTGTTCTGACCCCATCGTCCCAGACCGTTGTCAACGTAGGCACGCCTGTCGGCATAACCGCAACCGGTTGCCCAGGGGGGATCATTCAATATTTTGGCAGCGCGGGCGTTTACACCGTAGCGCCAGGTGGCACAATAAGCGTACCGACCAGCACGACCGGTGTTATGATCGTGTCGGCGCTCTGCTCCTTCAGCGGCTGTACCAGCGATGTGGCCGTTGCGACGGTGACGGTTGTTCCATCGAACGTGCCAAGCCTGGCACCAGTTGTGGCAAACGCGATACCAAACCAGAATGCAAGCGTTGGTTCTACGTTCGTCTATCAAATCCCAGTCAACACGTTCAGTGATCCCAAAAATGATCAGTTGACCTTGACGGCAAGCGGTCTGCCCGCTAATCTGTTTTTCAACGGATCGGTTATTATCGGTCCGCTTGAGTCGGCTGGATCGAGCCTGATCACCATCACGGCGACAAACAGCAAAGGGCTGGCAACTAGTGCATCCTTCTCACTTAATGTGTCGGGCGGTCCTGTTGTCACGGAGCCATTTGCGATTACGGGTGTAACGACAGTGAGCTGCGCAACGCTGACCGCTGGTGAACGCCGTCTTACATTCTCGCCTAACTATACGGGCCTAACCGGGCAACCCGTAACATTTGCCGTCGTGAATGAATTTTCGCCAACAACGAATCCGGCTCCGTACACACTGAATCTGTATATAGACAATCCGGTCGTTAGCCTACAGGCAGTACAGGCAGGCACCGCTAACCCGGCAACGTTCACCTACAACTGGTTAGCCGCCTGTAACGCACCAATACCACCAACGACTCCGTTTGCCATCACCGCCGTGACGACGGTGAGCTGTACGACCTTAGCCGCCGGTCAGCGTCAGGTAACTTTCTCGCCGAATTACTCGGGCAAGAACGGGCAGCCTATCTCATTCTCGGTTTTCAACGAACTGAGCGCAACAACGGCTCCCGGACCTTATACGCTGAATCTGTACACCGATAACCCAGTTATTAATTTGCAGGCCGTGCAGGTAGGCACTGTAGGAGCCGCCAGCTTCCAATACAACTGGCTTGCAGCCTGCGGTGGCGGAACCGGACCGAACACAGCCCCAACTGTAGCTACCCCGATTCCTTCGCAGACAGCGACCGTTGGTCAGTATTTCGCCTACACGATTCCGTCGGCAACGTTCGCTGATGCTCAGACCGCCAGCAACCAGTTGACGCTGGCTGTTTCCGGACTACCAGCAGGACTGACATTTACGGCTCCGGCTACGATCAGCGGTACGGTATCGACGACCACTGGCTCACCGTTTACGGTAACGGTAAAGGCTACGGATCCAGGTAGTCTTTCAGTAGCTACTACGTTCCTGCTGACCGTGAAACAAGCTTCTGCCACCGTTCCGTTCTCCATCACGGGCGTAACGACGGTGAGTTGCATGACCGTAACGGCTACGCAACGGGCACTGACCTATACGCCACAATATGTCGGTGTAAATGGCCAAACCATCACGTTCGCTGCGGTCAATGAATCGATGCCAACGACAAGCCCTGGTCCTTACACATTGAATCTGTATACGGATAACCCAACGATTACGCTCCAGGCTATCCAGGCCGGAAGCCCACCAACCTCGTCGAGCTTCCAGTATAACTGGCTGGCGGCCTGTGGTCTGAATTCGGCCCGTGTCGGTGTTGCAGAAAAAGAGCTATCAATATCAATTCTCGGCAACCCAACTTCTTCGGAAACGGTGGACGTTGAAATCCGCGGAGCGGCAGGTCAGACACTGCAATTGAGAACAATTGACAGCAAAGGTCAGAACATCAGCGAAAGCAGTATTCAACAGGCTGGTGGCGTTGAGCGCGCTACGGTTCGGTTGGGTCGGACAACGGGTTTTTACTTCCTACAGGCCACGACGCCAACGCAGCGGCAGGTTGTGAAGATCTTAAAACAGTAA
- a CDS encoding thioredoxin domain-containing protein, with amino-acid sequence MPNQLSNETSPYLLQHAHNPVDWYPWGEEALNRAVTENKPILVSIGYSACHWCHVMERESFEKDEVARVMNESFICIKVDREERPDVDAIYMDAVQAMGVQGGWPLNVFLMPDAKPFYGVTYLPQKNWVNLLGSIRDAYVENRPDLEQSAEGFARELNLTDADRYGLTQTDPLFSPETLDVLYRKVAVKADDEKGGMRRAPKFPMPSIWRFLLRYHDATTAKSSVSVVNEVALDQVKLTLDRMALGGIYDQLGGGFARYSTDADWFAPHFEKMLYDNGQLITLYAEAYSLTKSPLYRHVVYQTIGFAQRELLSPDGGFYSALDADSEGVEGKFYTFNTPELREILGDDYDWFAELYNLTDEGNWEEGHHGHGHDGNGHHGYGRNILHRTESDESFAQRMGWSLADLNVRLDATHVRLMRVRDERIRPGLDDKILCSWNGLMLKGLATAYRVFGEPEFLTLALRLAYFLLKKMRDSRNGRLWHTYKNRDGGPSRARQAGFLDDYAAVIDGLLALYQATFTESWLSEADQLTKYVLANFADSDPSADDLLFFTDKNGEELIARRKELFDNVIPSSNSMMAENLYTLSLLLDRSAYAERADRMLGRVQPLVQQNADYLTNWAALFALRVRPTAEIAIIGPEAEQYRRELDAEFYPNKVIVGTTGKGDLPLLQHRSTIEGKTAVYVCYNRACQLPVTSVADVWTLLR; translated from the coding sequence ATGCCAAACCAACTAAGTAACGAAACCAGTCCCTACCTGCTCCAGCATGCCCACAATCCGGTCGACTGGTATCCGTGGGGAGAAGAAGCACTGAACCGGGCCGTAACGGAAAACAAACCGATTCTGGTGAGTATCGGCTATTCGGCCTGCCACTGGTGCCATGTGATGGAGCGCGAATCGTTCGAGAAAGACGAGGTCGCACGGGTGATGAACGAATCGTTTATCTGCATCAAAGTGGACCGGGAAGAACGCCCGGATGTTGATGCCATCTACATGGATGCCGTTCAGGCGATGGGGGTGCAGGGCGGCTGGCCGCTCAACGTGTTCCTGATGCCTGATGCGAAACCCTTCTACGGCGTTACCTATCTGCCGCAGAAAAACTGGGTGAACCTGTTGGGCAGCATTCGCGATGCCTACGTAGAGAATCGACCTGATCTGGAACAGTCGGCGGAGGGGTTCGCCCGTGAGCTAAACCTGACCGACGCCGATCGGTATGGGTTGACACAAACCGATCCCCTGTTTTCGCCGGAAACGCTCGACGTGCTCTATCGGAAAGTAGCCGTTAAAGCTGATGATGAAAAAGGGGGTATGCGTCGTGCGCCGAAATTCCCGATGCCCAGCATCTGGCGGTTTCTCCTACGCTATCATGACGCAACAACCGCTAAGTCATCCGTATCAGTTGTCAATGAGGTAGCACTCGATCAGGTTAAACTGACCCTTGACCGGATGGCGCTTGGTGGTATCTATGATCAACTGGGGGGCGGTTTTGCCCGGTATTCGACCGATGCGGATTGGTTCGCCCCCCATTTCGAGAAGATGCTCTATGACAATGGGCAACTCATCACACTATATGCCGAAGCGTATAGCCTGACCAAAAGCCCCTTGTACCGGCATGTCGTGTACCAGACTATCGGGTTTGCGCAACGCGAGTTATTAAGCCCTGACGGTGGTTTTTACTCCGCACTCGATGCGGACAGCGAGGGCGTGGAGGGCAAATTTTACACGTTTAACACACCGGAACTACGGGAAATCCTGGGTGATGACTACGACTGGTTTGCCGAGCTATACAACCTGACCGATGAAGGAAACTGGGAAGAGGGCCACCATGGACATGGCCACGATGGAAATGGCCACCATGGATATGGGCGCAATATACTGCACCGTACTGAATCGGATGAGTCTTTCGCCCAGCGCATGGGCTGGTCACTGGCTGATCTGAACGTTCGGCTGGATGCCACCCACGTCCGGCTGATGCGGGTGCGCGATGAGCGTATTCGTCCGGGACTGGACGATAAGATACTGTGTTCCTGGAATGGGCTGATGCTGAAAGGACTGGCTACGGCGTACCGGGTATTCGGTGAACCGGAGTTTCTGACGCTGGCGTTGCGACTGGCTTATTTCCTGCTCAAAAAAATGCGCGATAGCCGCAACGGACGACTCTGGCACACCTACAAGAACCGCGACGGCGGACCGAGCCGGGCGCGGCAGGCCGGTTTCCTGGACGATTACGCGGCTGTCATCGATGGGTTACTCGCGCTCTATCAGGCAACCTTCACCGAAAGCTGGCTGTCTGAAGCCGATCAGCTGACGAAATACGTGCTGGCTAACTTCGCCGACAGTGACCCATCCGCCGATGACTTGCTATTCTTCACCGACAAGAATGGGGAAGAGCTCATTGCCCGTCGCAAAGAATTGTTCGATAATGTGATTCCATCGTCAAATTCGATGATGGCCGAGAACTTATATACGTTGAGCTTACTTCTGGATCGATCCGCCTACGCAGAACGGGCTGACCGGATGCTAGGACGGGTGCAACCACTGGTTCAGCAAAACGCTGATTACCTGACCAATTGGGCCGCCCTGTTTGCGCTCCGGGTGCGACCAACCGCCGAAATTGCGATCATTGGCCCGGAGGCTGAGCAATACCGCCGTGAACTGGATGCCGAATTTTATCCGAATAAGGTTATCGTTGGCACAACCGGCAAAGGGGACTTACCTCTGTTGCAGCACCGGAGCACGATTGAGGGGAAGACCGCCGTGTACGTTTGCTATAATCGAGCCTGCCAATTGCCGGTTACGAGCGTAGCCGACGTGTGGACGTTGCTTCGGTAA
- a CDS encoding T9SS type A sorting domain-containing protein produces MRVSIAVFAGLVISLWSGSTHCLMAQAVCADRLSFTPVSQPNQIEWNKFPDFTLPFPVIYGGPRFADQQASPLRHGFSHLVTAKDNEVGSLVTARQRATVYYGFATGLNQPWETLSSPWNNSLIAYRSKWDSYLASLSGGQKNAAGLYIIPFDRLALDIERILPSDTRILALKNESTIPVMYRQLSDADFLVAYKNAIRSLYAEGMSYVRQHTDLTNTNVSSYADTPILNTYLNVIGNSWTDWTTNLNRVNYLVKDSSGRGVGGAYYDQLDALSPSAYYYYDYPNPLARDYLPYLLFHVEVNRAWSTKPVVPWVWLRYHDSSSSYPNFIQPFMAEATAIFPFFSGASGLWLWENPGLEQTRTDTYAAYEHFTHGLYRLSRFADMFQGTYELVIETPARDLMDKQLPVWRGVVKDNKILIAAQNSYAANDTQKTSVTVRYKTWQQTIELTGREVYLCRFDMGMVTATETDLASVTVSPNPASSVVTVTFPRLPNTPTELVLLTIQGQLVVKKTVSRASEQLLTSQLPAGLYVVRIQNETGSQTQRILITH; encoded by the coding sequence ATGCGCGTCTCTATTGCCGTTTTTGCCGGGCTAGTAATCAGCTTATGGAGTGGATCAACGCACTGCTTGATGGCGCAGGCGGTGTGTGCTGACCGTTTATCGTTCACACCTGTTAGTCAGCCCAATCAGATCGAGTGGAACAAGTTTCCCGACTTTACCCTGCCCTTTCCGGTTATTTACGGGGGGCCCCGGTTCGCGGATCAACAGGCAAGCCCGCTTCGGCATGGATTCAGCCATCTGGTTACGGCGAAGGATAATGAGGTCGGCTCGCTCGTCACTGCCCGTCAGCGGGCTACCGTGTATTATGGCTTTGCTACAGGACTCAATCAGCCCTGGGAAACGCTGTCCAGCCCTTGGAACAATAGCCTGATCGCTTACCGCAGCAAGTGGGACAGTTACCTGGCCAGTCTGTCGGGTGGGCAAAAGAATGCGGCTGGATTATACATAATTCCATTCGACAGGCTGGCACTCGACATCGAACGCATACTGCCCAGTGATACGCGGATTCTGGCGCTCAAAAACGAATCGACGATACCGGTTATGTACCGTCAACTGTCGGACGCTGATTTTCTGGTAGCGTATAAAAATGCCATCCGGTCGCTCTACGCGGAGGGCATGTCGTACGTACGTCAGCACACGGACCTGACGAATACGAACGTCAGCAGTTATGCCGATACGCCCATTCTGAATACCTACCTCAACGTAATCGGTAATTCCTGGACGGACTGGACGACGAACCTGAATCGGGTCAATTACCTGGTCAAGGATTCAAGTGGTCGCGGGGTAGGGGGAGCGTATTACGATCAGCTGGACGCTCTGTCGCCATCGGCCTATTACTATTACGATTATCCGAATCCGCTGGCTCGTGACTATTTGCCGTATCTGCTGTTTCATGTGGAGGTGAACCGGGCGTGGAGTACCAAACCCGTTGTTCCGTGGGTGTGGCTGCGGTATCATGACAGTTCCAGCAGTTACCCGAACTTTATTCAGCCGTTTATGGCCGAAGCAACGGCTATTTTCCCCTTTTTCTCCGGGGCATCAGGGCTGTGGCTCTGGGAAAATCCCGGTTTGGAACAGACCCGAACGGATACCTACGCGGCTTACGAACACTTTACGCACGGTCTCTACCGGCTATCACGCTTTGCCGATATGTTTCAGGGGACTTATGAACTGGTTATCGAAACACCCGCCCGCGACTTAATGGACAAACAGTTGCCCGTTTGGCGGGGCGTGGTCAAGGATAATAAAATTCTGATCGCGGCACAAAACTCGTATGCGGCAAACGATACCCAGAAAACGAGTGTGACGGTTCGCTACAAAACCTGGCAGCAAACCATCGAACTGACGGGTCGCGAGGTTTATCTATGTCGATTTGACATGGGCATGGTGACCGCTACGGAAACGGATCTGGCATCGGTAACGGTATCGCCTAACCCGGCCAGCAGCGTAGTTACGGTAACATTTCCCCGCCTGCCAAACACACCGACCGAACTGGTGTTGTTAACGATACAGGGCCAGCTCGTGGTGAAGAAGACGGTCAGCCGCGCGAGCGAACAGTTACTCACTTCGCAGTTACCTGCCGGACTGTATGTCGTACGTATTCAAAACGAAACCGGAAGCCAGACGCAGCGAATTTTGATCACCCACTGA
- the ruvC gene encoding crossover junction endodeoxyribonuclease RuvC, which translates to MIITPKPAAVIPEKIILGVDPGTQIAGYGIISVKAGTMTMIQYGVVKLTQYSTYQLKLQKLYETILRLIDEYHPDEMAIEDPFFGKNVQAMLKLGRAQGVVMAAALSRNIPIVEYAPRRIKQSVTGNGNATKDQVSQMVGHLLREDLDPKFFDATDALAIAVCHHFHENALPSVSGKKTKKGAWGGFVSENSDRIL; encoded by the coding sequence ATGATAATTACTCCCAAACCAGCCGCTGTTATCCCGGAAAAAATAATTTTGGGGGTCGATCCGGGCACCCAAATTGCCGGTTATGGCATCATTTCAGTGAAAGCGGGGACGATGACTATGATCCAATACGGCGTCGTAAAGTTAACTCAATATAGCACCTACCAGCTAAAGCTACAGAAACTCTACGAAACCATCCTGCGTCTGATCGACGAGTATCATCCCGACGAGATGGCGATTGAAGACCCGTTTTTCGGTAAAAACGTACAGGCCATGCTGAAGTTGGGCCGGGCACAGGGCGTCGTTATGGCGGCTGCTTTGTCACGCAATATCCCGATTGTTGAGTACGCACCCCGACGCATCAAACAGTCGGTGACAGGCAACGGAAACGCAACGAAAGACCAGGTTTCGCAGATGGTCGGTCACCTGCTCCGGGAGGATCTGGACCCTAAATTCTTCGACGCTACCGACGCACTGGCCATTGCGGTCTGCCACCATTTTCACGAAAACGCGCTGCCGTCGGTTTCCGGGAAGAAGACAAAAAAAGGCGCGTGGGGTGGTTTTGTCAGCGAGAATTCGGACCGGATTCTGTAA